The Paenibacillus sp. FSL H7-0357 nucleotide sequence CTTGTGATTCACAGCCTGCATTCCCTGAAGGGATGTTTCAACCACATGTCCGCCTTCACGGGCAGTTCTGACCGTATCATTAGAGAGCTCTGCTGCTTCTTCTGCACTTACAGCCACAGAGTTAATGGCAAGCGACAGTTCTCTGAAGAGTTCAGTGATGTTGGCTGCCGCAGCCGACTGGCTGGTGCTGGTGCTGGAAATTTCCTGTGTGCTTGCTGAAATCTCCTCGGAGGAAGCGGCAACACTTTGCGAATTCATCACAATACTATTGATCAATTCCTTTAAGTTGGTCACCATCCGGTTGAGTGCAGATGCCAATTGACCCACTTCATCCTTGGAGGAAACCTCTGCTTGTTGCGTCAAATCTCCGTCAGCCACCGCGGAAGCGAGACTAAGCATCTGCCGTAGAGGTCTAGAGATCGAGCGTGCAATGAAAGTTCCAATAAGGATGCTGATAATGACCGCAGCGACTACCACGGCTATAGTAACAACCAGTGAGGTGTTATAGGTTTGTTCCGAACGATGGTTGGTGGCTTCTGCCAAGCTTGCATTGAAAGCAACCAGCTCCGTCAATGTTACTGCAACCTTTTCTGATTGCAGGCTCAGAACTGTTTTATTAAATTCGTTAAATGCCGTAATATCCTTATTCTCTGCGATGGACATGCCCTGCTCATAAAGCGTTAAATAGGATGGGTATTCGATATCGAACGTCCGCAGCAGTTCCTGCTCCTTCGTGGTAGTGGCTACCGTACGGAAAGTATCGATCTTTTGTTCGATACTCTCGCGGGCTGCAGCAATCTCGGTCTTGATCTTAGCCTTTGCTTCAGCTCCGCTCTCTGTGCTCATATTCCGCAAATATAAACGCATATTCATAAAACTGATCTGTGCTGCGGATAAATCTCTTACGGAAATTAAATTGTTGTTGTACATTTCATTTGTGTTTTTGTTCATCCCCCGCAGCGTCGATATCGAATAGATACCGAATCCCGCCAAAATCACAGCGACTAGCAGAAAAGCTGAGATGATTTTCTTTGCTGTTTTCATGTTACTGAACCACTTCATGAGTACTCCCCCTGGATACGATCTTTGTGTGTGTCCGGTGTTTAGCTGTGCAATTACGCAATCTCCCCAGCATGCATCCCGGACAGCATAGATATATTTCGACAAATTTCGTCGATTTCTGAATAGTTTATTTTTGCATTGCCAAAAAAAAATTTAAAAATCCATACGCCTTTGCTTCTATTACGAAATATCCGGAATCGTTATTTGCGCAAACATTATTACAATATACATATCCAACCAGTTATGCACTACAATCATCTTTAACTTCAGCGGAAATGAGGGAGGTCTCATGGAAACGAAAGTACCCGTCAAAGAAAAGATTTTTTTCTCCGGGGGATTGCTGGGCCAGAATATTCTATACAGCTTTATGTCGATGTACATTTTGTTCTTTTACACCGATTTATTAGGCATACCTGCTACCACGGCCAGTCTAATTCTGGTGGTAGCCAGCATAGTCGATGCCTGTCTTGATCCCGTAATGGGGATGATTACAGACAAGACCCGCACAAAATGGGGGAAATTCAGACCCTATCTGCTGTTCGCCCCGTTCCTTATCGCGGCTGCTACGGTTCTGTGTTTCTGGGATTTCGGAGGTTCCTCTACACTGACGTTAGTAATCGCCTCTATCTCCTATCTGTTATGGGGTATGTTGTATACCGTATGTGATACGCCGCTCTGGGCATTATCCTCTGTAATCTCCAAAGACCCCGATGAACGGACGCTGGTAGTTACCTTAGGAAAAATTGGCGGTACCCTCGGAGCCGTAGCCGTTACCATTGGTGGCATCCAGCTGCTGCTCGCCTTCGGCGGCGAAAGAAACACGGATGCTTACCTCTATTCCGCAATCCTCGTAGCCGCTATTGCGGCGGTCTCTATTTTCCTCACTGGATTAACCTCCAAAGAAAGAGTAACCCCTTCGCCCGGTAAGATTTCCTTTAAGACAAATCTTCAGACGATTTACAAAAATAAGCCTTTGCTGGCCCTGCTCGCCTCACTGCTGATTATCAATTTGATTAACGGCATCAGGCAGAGCATTCAATTGTATTATGTGATTTATGTCTGGGGGGATGCGGTGTATGTCACTCAGGTGGGGATCAGTCTTGTTGTGGGGATGCTGCTGGGAATGGTAGCCACTCCGAAATTGCTGAGGTTGTTTTCCAAGAAAAAGGTGTTTATCGCCTCTTGCCTTCTGGGCAGCTTATCCTGTGTTATTCCCTATCTGTTTGGGGACGAGAATAGGATGTTTGCACTTGTCTTCTTTGGGATCAGCTTCTTTTTTTCAGGGATGACCATCATTGTGAGCACATCCATGCTGCTGGATACGATTGACTATTCCGAATGGAAGCTGGGCTTCCGGGGGGAGGGTATTGTTTTTTCCACGAATACATTCATCACTAAATTCAGCGGAGCTGTCTCCAGAATCATCATCGGTACAAGCCTTGGATTCTTGAACTATGTTGAGAACCAGCCGGTAACCCCGGGTCTCCAGCATGGGCTCAGCTTTGTGATGTTCATCCTGCCGGCGCTTTGTTTTGTCGCTGCCATTATCCCTATCCTGTTCTATACTATTAGCGACAAGCAAAGAGATCGTATATTGTCCGATTTGGAAATTTCCCGAGCCTTATAATCGTCTGAAGCTCGTACATTATGAATAAGGAGTGAATGGATATGGATTCATCTGCATTGCATACCCTTATGGCCCCTCCCGAACTCACGGGATGCCGCAAAATATTATGTGTACAACCCCATCCGGACGACAATGAAGTCGGAATGGGCGGCATTATTGCCAGCTTCGCGGAAAAAGACTGCGAAATCCACTACCTGACCGTAACGAATGGTGACCTGGGGGCAGAAGATGAGCAGCTGTCGCATGAAGAGATTGCCAAGATCCGAAGAGTTGAGCTGGAGGCAGCGGGGAGAATGCTGGGCGCTACGGAGTTTCATCAGCTGCAGCATGGTGATGGCACACTGGATCATGTGCCTTCATTGGCCGAGGAAATCGCCGAAATCATTCGATCCGTACAACCCGAAGCCCTCTTCTGCCCCGATCCGTGGCTGGCCTATGAAGCGCATCACGATCATATCGTTGTTGGCAAGGCAACGGCACAGGCTTTTCTCCTGGCAGGACTTGCCCGTTATCCCAAAGGCACCTCAACCAAACCTTGGCAGCCGCAGGCCATCGGGTTTTATTTCTCGTCAGAGCCGAACACGGTCATTGATATCACCGGAACTTTCGAGCAGAAATTTGCTGCAATGGCCCAGCACCGCAGCCAGTTCAGTGATGAATTACTGGCCCTATACCGGCTCTACTTTGCAGAGAAAGGCCGGCAGTTGGCCCGAGATAAAGATTTCGAAATGGGGGAAGGGTTGAAGGTGTTGTCTCCGCTGCACATGCATTGCTTCGTGGATGCGAAACGGATCTGAGGTCAGGAGGATTCAGCACGGTAAATGTAAAAAGACACCAACGAAACGCTGGTGTCTTTTTACATTCCGGCTCAGGACTATCACATGCCCCTTCGTCTCCAGCCAAACACTTGCACATGTACTATGGCTTTGGTTACCCAATGCGTCAGTACATACAATACGATAAACAGCAGCACGAACGGCCTGAATAAAATCCATATAATGAACCAGGCCATAATGATCTGCCACCGCTTCATTCTGCGCACCAGCCGGGTAGGCCATAAAAAAATCCGTAGCAGCTTGTGCTGCTGCTGGAGCGCCTCCAGAAATTCGCTCTGAATCTGCTTATCGTCAGGGCTTAGGCGTACCGCATTTTTCATGTATGTTTCTTTAAGCTTGTAATCCCCGCGGTCGCCCGCCGCCCATCCCAAATATAACATCACATATGGCATTTCGGCTCCATATTGAACCGCTTGACGGTCAAGTTCGGCTGACTCTTTCATATTGCCCAGCAGTGCCTCAGTATAGCTTAATGTAGCCAAATACAGCGGACTCTCCGGTCTTAGTTCCAATGCAAGCCGCAAAAGCTCTCTCGACTCTTTGTATTTCTGCTTCTTGTTTAGAAGATTAGCCTTCAGAAAAAAGTAATGAGCTTCATAAGGATCAATCCGCATCGCTTCCTGCAGATTCTCATTCAGCGCTTTCTCGTTGTCCGTTTCGTAGTAGACACTGACGCGTACATACCAGGCCAACGTCTGCTCCGGTTCCCGGATCAGTGCCTCGTTCGCCCAATACAGCGCCTTTTCATAATTATCCATGAGATTA carries:
- a CDS encoding tetratricopeptide repeat protein, with the protein product MENQFKQNTLQAVHQLIEWKRYKEALTEAEQALREEPEDPDVFALIAHIYNLMDNYEKALYWANEALIREPEQTLAWYVRVSVYYETDNEKALNENLQEAMRIDPYEAHYFFLKANLLNKKQKYKESRELLRLALELRPESPLYLATLSYTEALLGNMKESAELDRQAVQYGAEMPYVMLYLGWAAGDRGDYKLKETYMKNAVRLSPDDKQIQSEFLEALQQQHKLLRIFLWPTRLVRRMKRWQIIMAWFIIWILFRPFVLLFIVLYVLTHWVTKAIVHVQVFGWRRRGM
- a CDS encoding methyl-accepting chemotaxis protein, yielding MKWFSNMKTAKKIISAFLLVAVILAGFGIYSISTLRGMNKNTNEMYNNNLISVRDLSAAQISFMNMRLYLRNMSTESGAEAKAKIKTEIAAARESIEQKIDTFRTVATTTKEQELLRTFDIEYPSYLTLYEQGMSIAENKDITAFNEFNKTVLSLQSEKVAVTLTELVAFNASLAEATNHRSEQTYNTSLVVTIAVVVAAVIISILIGTFIARSISRPLRQMLSLASAVADGDLTQQAEVSSKDEVGQLASALNRMVTNLKELINSIVMNSQSVAASSEEISASTQEISSTSTSQSAAAANITELFRELSLAINSVAVSAEEAAELSNDTVRTAREGGHVVETSLQGMQAVNHKMTQLEDDSSKIGDIIEVIDDIAEQTNLLALNAAIEAARAGEQGRGFAVVADEVRKLAERSSEATKEITKIIKAMQENTKQSVRAVSESVEQSSMTSQAFEQIIAMVNNSALKVNEIAAACEEESAQAAEVMSSVEAISASSEESAAASEETAATCQSLAQLSEELAISAAAFKTH
- a CDS encoding MFS transporter — translated: METKVPVKEKIFFSGGLLGQNILYSFMSMYILFFYTDLLGIPATTASLILVVASIVDACLDPVMGMITDKTRTKWGKFRPYLLFAPFLIAAATVLCFWDFGGSSTLTLVIASISYLLWGMLYTVCDTPLWALSSVISKDPDERTLVVTLGKIGGTLGAVAVTIGGIQLLLAFGGERNTDAYLYSAILVAAIAAVSIFLTGLTSKERVTPSPGKISFKTNLQTIYKNKPLLALLASLLIINLINGIRQSIQLYYVIYVWGDAVYVTQVGISLVVGMLLGMVATPKLLRLFSKKKVFIASCLLGSLSCVIPYLFGDENRMFALVFFGISFFFSGMTIIVSTSMLLDTIDYSEWKLGFRGEGIVFSTNTFITKFSGAVSRIIIGTSLGFLNYVENQPVTPGLQHGLSFVMFILPALCFVAAIIPILFYTISDKQRDRILSDLEISRAL
- a CDS encoding PIG-L deacetylase family protein, whose translation is MDSSALHTLMAPPELTGCRKILCVQPHPDDNEVGMGGIIASFAEKDCEIHYLTVTNGDLGAEDEQLSHEEIAKIRRVELEAAGRMLGATEFHQLQHGDGTLDHVPSLAEEIAEIIRSVQPEALFCPDPWLAYEAHHDHIVVGKATAQAFLLAGLARYPKGTSTKPWQPQAIGFYFSSEPNTVIDITGTFEQKFAAMAQHRSQFSDELLALYRLYFAEKGRQLARDKDFEMGEGLKVLSPLHMHCFVDAKRI